The Triticum aestivum cultivar Chinese Spring chromosome 5A, IWGSC CS RefSeq v2.1, whole genome shotgun sequence genomic sequence tacataaataaaatctatgtcacgttggtcagcataattttcataaacaataaatgaatcaatagctataaagataatatatataccacatccgaatcatagacaggacgagggccgacggggacggataccaaaaccatcgcactatataagatgcaataataaaagtaagaaaataatacaagtatctatgtaaacatacaagtaagaatattttttcctttcaaaaagaagataagaacaagaggctcaccatggtggtgccggcgatgagctcggcgcgggtgatcgatggcggtgaagacggggacggagcgtgatggaccgctaaacctagacaaatattaaggaaaatggagcttgaaggtCGAGTTTGAaaaggagaaagcttaagtagtgtggctcgggcgttccatcgaacaccttgtgtgcataggaggtgagctagagcaccaccaagccctctccccctcggccagaaaaaaacagagcagtgtgctctgctcttacgcgagggggtatatataggcacctcattggtctcggttggtggcatgaactgggactaaaggggagcctttggacccggttcatgccaccaaccgggaccaatgatggtgggccaggagcgaggccattggtcccggttcgtcccaccaaccgggaccaaaaggtccagatgaaccgggaccaatggcccacgtggcccggccgcccccctgggttcacgaaccgggtccaatgcccccatgggtcccggttctagactgaaccgggactaatgggctgacccggcctggaccgttgtccccttttctactagtggtactaATATCAGCAAGTTCTTGTTCGATAGATTTCTCCAAAGAGGACATGCCTTCATCATTGCCTTGGGGAACAAAATTCTTGGCTCTCTTGATGTTTGGCCTTAGAGGTTGCAATTTTTGTTGGAGAAAACATAGGTTTCTCCTTCTAAGGTTTATATGCCTTGTGATTGGTGTCCATTTTGAATTTCTAATCTTTGACCACATGGTTGATTAGTACTATATAGAGCAAACGAACAACTATTCTCTTGACAATATAAAGTTGCATTGATTTTCTCATATACAGATGATCCATAACATTGAGTGCACAGTTTTGATAAATTGAGAACTAGTAACTTCTTTGAGAACCTCGTCAGTGGTGTCTCCCATTTAATTAGACAGTTCAGAGTAAATCACGCGTGTCTAAATTGTTTAGCATTTAACATATTGTACATATGGACCTACACAAGGAGATCACAGGGTGCGTTCAATAATAAGTGATAGAAGCATGTGATCCTGGTTGTGTTTTGTTCTTTTCCGATGCGAAAAATTGTTCTAGAATCATGATTAACCAGGATCAATAAATACATAGCGGCAATCTagtatatctaaatagctagctcCCATTATAAGAATTCTCTTGGTTATCCTTAAGCCACATCACCCAAATGAAATTTATCGTTGGATATACTAGATCAGTTTACAATAGCCATAAGATCTACACATCGGGAGCCGGTGCACCAACCACGTATAGTATAGTAAGAGGGtgtttggatacgttttagtctcatgactaaaagtagtgggactaaaatttGGTAGCCTCactcatgcttggatccaaatactaaagagactaaaatcaagttaatgagcatttattatccttcaaaccctccaatccagaactcgtctgtgttaaaggagaggagttaaatgaggaaagagaggactaatccacattttagtaggggtacctcTGACTAAAatattttagtctcaagactagatTTAGCCTCTCTTTAgttaggggtgcttggaactttagccttttaaaaagactatttttagtcagactaaaataagtcccttagatccaagcaccctctaagccaCACATGCATGCAAACGCAGTAACTCACAACAAAAGAGTGTTTTAATCAAGGAAAAGATACTGTCGCGTGCATGCAGCTCATACTCTGGTGCTCTATGAAAgaaaagtgatgcatgcatgcatgcatattttaCTTGCTTCTATTTTGCACGTATACATAGAGATGtagatttatttatttataaagTATTGATAAACAAGTTACCTTGCTACATAAGAAACCGTAAAGACACTAGCTAGATTGATTAGTCCAACACAGTTTTTATTTCATACAAATTCCCGCAGCATCGCGCGGGGCGTTCTCTTGTTCTAAAGATCGAGAGTTCAAAGTCTAAATTTGACTAATTAAGCCTATAGATTTTTGCGTGTCAACAAAAGGACCAATGACGATGCGGGTGCTGTGTGAAGTATGGTGCAGCTTTGCTGCTGGTAAATGCGCGTGGCGCTCAGCCGGCCGGTACCGGTGGTGGAGACAACCACGATGATGGAAGTAGGCGTAAATGGATGGATGGACGGCAAAGAGCACTGTAAATGCGCACCATTAATGCCATAATGTATCACCCTACTTTTTGTCTCTAGATGTAGTATAGGCTGGGTGTGAACAAGAATGTTCGGATCGATCTTATGATCATGCTGTACAGTAGCTTACAGGGAAAAAAATGTAGAATTTCAAGCATGAAGAAGAACACATACGCACGTGAAAGTTGATAGAAAATATATAGTAGCTAAAGTATAAGTATATCAACTGTATAGGACGTTTTAGATCAAAATTAGCTTACAGAGGGAGCACTATATACAGTAGCTAAAGTATGTCAACTGTAGTAAGGCACAGTACAGTTTTGTATTGTCAGAGAAAACTCGACATTGATAACACGAATCTTAAAATGTTTTCAAAATTCTTGAAAAAATTCAACATTGATAATAGATGTTCAAAATCAAAATTCATAACACATGCCGAGAAACAAAATCGACACCATATACTAGAAACTAATGCAATTTTGACATTACATTTGGCATATTATCCATAGTGAAGTTACGTGACAGTGAAGGCCATCAGGGAGAAAATATTACTGCAAATCGATCATTTTGTCTGGGTACTAGATGTTGGATAGACAAATATCAAAGGGCAAGCGAACAAAcacgtggttggatggttagaaggactgtggtatccccagcccatcaggattcaaatcctgatgctcgcatttatttctggatttatttcagtatttccggcgatgcgcattcaggaGAAGACGTTTTCGTTGACggcgaggtgcctacggtgacttcgtaaatttcaagatgatatgccggctcagtctctcgaggGTGCTCATAGAGATAGGTGTGCGTGTGTacattcatagggatgagtgtatgcacgtgtatatgaggtTTGCGTTTGTATTATGTTAAAAAAATATCAAGGGGCAAAAACACGTCGACACGACTGCACGGTTTACTTTTTTAGGGTGACTACAAGGTTCACTGGTGATAATAGGAAAGGTCATGTCAAGGAAGGGGTGAACAGAGCGTCGATCGTTGAGAAGAGCGGTTGGAAATGGAAGCAGTCTCGTCGGCAGGCTTGTCCGATAAGACACGCTTGAAACCCGGAGGGCAGGGCAACATTCCCGGTGAAAACTCAAGCCTTGTTTTGTTTGAATTTTGAACCAAAATTTGGCCGCTCAACGAGAAGGGAAAATGCACGACATGTTTTTCCAAGAAGGGTCCGCTGTTGCACCTAGCTAGTAGACTGgggaggtactccctccatccgcgAATAAGCATACATCTAGCTTTTatcttaagtcaaagttttaataTGTTGATCAACTTTTTAGAAAAAGGTAGCAACATTTATGACTATGTTGATCAACTTTTTAGAAAAAGGTAGCAAcatttatgacactaaattagtatcactagattcaTTTTAAAATATACTTTCGTAATATACCAATTCAATCTTATATATGTTACTACTATTTTTTATAAGGTCGGTCAAAATTTTAAAATGTTGACTTAGAACAAAAGCTAGATGTAtgcttattcgcggacggaggaaGTAGGACCGAGTTATCTCTGCGGTTCTGTTCTTGTACTGGTACTAGTATGCGGTTCAAGGACTACACCCACAGCCACAGGTCTTCGCTCGACCTCGATCTCGCTCTAGTCGTCGTACGGATTTGTGACTTTTGGCCTTGCTCCATTTATGTATGCCAAAAGCAGCCACATGCCGAAATAGTTACTCTCACAGTCTCACTCACTGCGGTGGACACACATGGCTGcgacggtgtgtgtgtgtgtgtgtatggctTGGCCGATCGAGCTGAATGACACGGCTGCCTGCGACAGTGTGTCTACATGGCACGCGCCAAGAAACCAGTGAGTTCACAGCAACTACTGCCCAGCTGCGGTAATCAATGCGCGTACCAGATTCACCAGACTTGACGGCCCCACGCGAACTGCTGCACCTCATGCATGCTCACCTAACAGCAGAACGGTGGGCTGTACGTGCTTGTTTATCTGTGTGCCATCTCTGAGTGAATCCCCAGAAACTCACTTGCACACCTTACACAAAATGAAGCGGAATTCTAACCCCTCTGTAAACCAATATAGGGCGTTTTAGAGACATGTAATGTTACTGCCACGAGCCAAGAAAGCGCATACACTCGGAGAGAGACAGGACATACACTCTAAATTACATACTGGGCGGAAATATATAGGAGTGTTATCCAACAGAAAGGGCAAATAAAAACCACCGATGAGGACGCACGCAGCATCCCATCGATCATCACGGCATGTTGGGTTCAGGAGGCGACGCATGAGCTGAGGCCCAGGCATCCCATCCACAGGCTCCACTTCTGCATTCAAAGCGCATTCAAACAAAGAGCAATCAGCTCCAACAATCACGACAAAAATAAAGAGAAACATTCTTTCTTGGCGGCCGTACGTCCTTACCTTCGTTGGCCGCCGGTGGGAGGCGAGCTCCGGcggtggcacctggtacaggtccCCGTCGACCGGGCGCACCACCCGCCTGGAAGCGTCCCAGGACGCCTTCGAATGCTCCCGGGACACGTCGCCCTcgtgccgcctcctcgcctgcTTCTTGGGCGTGGGTTTGCGCGGGGCCGGCGAGTACCTGAACCACACGTCGCTGCAggcctccggctccggctcctgcGTGGCATAGCACGCGGCCGGTGCAACAACGGCCGGCGGAAGTGCCTGCTGCTCGTGGTGGTGGTAGTTGTAGTTCCACTCCCCGAACGCCGGCACGCGACGCCTCCTCGCCTTCTGCAAGCAAGACCAAAAGGATAACGAGGACTCCGATTCTGGGTCAGTGAACTTACTGGCATGGACGCCTTGCCTGGCTGGCTCAGTCACAGGACACTTACCGCCATCTGGTTCAGCACGGGGAAGAGCGGACAGAATGAGATACGA encodes the following:
- the LOC123107375 gene encoding uncharacterized protein encodes the protein MAKARRRRVPAFGEWNYNYHHHEQQALPPAVVAPAACYATQEPEPEACSDVWFRYSPAPRKPTPKKQARRRHEGDVSREHSKASWDASRRVVRPVDGDLYQVPPPELASHRRPTKKWSLWMGCLGLSSCVAS